One Paraburkholderia caffeinilytica DNA segment encodes these proteins:
- a CDS encoding GNAT family N-acetyltransferase: protein MTSKNVRRATADDVPVLTQIRNDAHAKKVSHNDYAWGKEGDGFSARWVLNNVSQKEVYVVEQDGMSVGTFSLDLGEDNHWGPQDPIAGYVHGLSVRKGFNGCGLGGFMLDWCASKVRGLNRRFVRLDCAVHNARLCAYYESLGFIRAGLFQEPEPGGYVWALYEKSAD, encoded by the coding sequence ATGACCTCAAAAAACGTCCGCCGAGCAACCGCGGATGACGTTCCGGTGCTTACACAGATCCGGAACGATGCGCACGCAAAGAAGGTGTCGCACAACGACTATGCGTGGGGCAAGGAGGGAGACGGATTTTCTGCAAGATGGGTATTGAACAATGTCTCGCAAAAAGAAGTCTACGTCGTCGAGCAGGATGGCATGTCCGTCGGAACGTTTTCGCTCGACCTGGGCGAGGATAATCACTGGGGACCTCAAGACCCGATCGCCGGCTATGTGCATGGGCTTTCTGTGCGAAAAGGCTTTAACGGATGTGGACTCGGCGGCTTCATGCTTGATTGGTGCGCTAGCAAGGTGCGCGGTTTGAACCGGCGTTTTGTTCGACTCGACTGCGCCGTCCACAACGCGAGGCTATGCGCTTACTACGAGTCGCTTGGCTTTATCCGGGCGGGACTGTTCCAGGAGCCAGAACCCGGCGGCTATGTCTGGGCACTGTACGAGAAATCGGCTGACTAA